In the Telopea speciosissima isolate NSW1024214 ecotype Mountain lineage chromosome 2, Tspe_v1, whole genome shotgun sequence genome, one interval contains:
- the LOC122652759 gene encoding monogalactosyldiacylglycerol synthase 2, chloroplastic-like — MVMSVVSPRRSIRDTLFQSVGVHYGQQKKCSYGCFEDEGMVELVQIGGERTKNVLILMSDTGGGHRASAEAIRDAFKLEFGDEYKVVIKDVWKEYTGWPLNDMERSYKFMVKHGQLWKVAFHSTSPRWIHCFYLAAMAAFYAKEVEAGLMEYKPDIIISVHPLMQHIPLLVLKWQSLQKKVVFVTVITDLNTCHPTWFHTSVTRCYCPSEEVANRALLDGLESSQIRVFGLPIRPSFCRAILSKDELRKELDMDPQLPAVLLMGGGEGMGPVKKTAKALGQELFNEEFGKPIGQIVIICGRNKSLASTLESIEWKVPVKIRGFETQMEKWMGACDCIITKAGPGTIAEALIRGLPIILNDFIPGQEVGNIPYVVENGAGVFSRSPKETANLVAEWFSSKTEELNKMSDNALKLAQPDAVFNIVRDINDLTRSRGPLTSIPYSLTSSFSYAV; from the exons ATGGTTATGTCAGTGGTGTCGCCGAGGAGATCCATTAGAGATACTTTGTTTCAAAGTGTTGGCGTCCATTATGGTCAACAGAAGAAGTGCTCTTATGGGTGTTTTGAGGATGAAGGAATGGTGGAGCTTGTACAGATTGGAGGTGAGAGGACCAAGAATGTGTTGATATTGATGAGCGATACTGGTGGTGGTCATCGAGCTTCAGCTGAGGCCATCAGGGACGCGTTTAAGTTGGAATTCGGTGATGAATACAAG GTTGTTATTAAGGATGTGTGGAAAGAGTACACTGGCTGGCCATTGAATGACATGGAGAGGTCATACAAATTCATGGTGAAACACGGGCAACTCTGGAAGGTTGCATTCCATAGTACCTCCCCTCGATGGATTCACTGTTTTTATCTAGCTGCCATGGCTGCCTTCTATGCCAA AGAGGTGGAAGCTGGCCTGATGGAGTACAAACCAGACATTATCATTAGTGTCCATCCTCTCATGCAACATATTCCTCTCTTGGTGCTTAAATGGCAGAGCCTTCAAAAGAAAGTGGTATTTGTTACTGTCATTACAGACCTCAATACCTGTCATCCCACATG GTTTCACACCAGTGTCACCAGATGCTACTGCCCATCAGAGGAGGTAGCCAACAGGGCTTTGCTAGATGGCCTAGAGTCTTCTCAAATACGTGTGTTTGGCTTGCCCATCCGACCTTCCTTCTGTCGAGCAATTCTTTCTAAG GATGAGCTAAGAAAAGAGTTGGATATGGACCCTCAATTACCTGCAGTTTTACTgatgggaggtggtgaaggaatGGGTCCTGTAAAGAAAACTGCAAAAGCTCTTGGCCAAGAATTGTTTAATGAAGAGTTTGGGAAGCCAATTGGGCAAATTGTTATTATATGTGGCCGTAATAAATCCCTTGCCTCTACCTTAGAATCAATTGAGTGGAAAGTCCCTGTGAAG ATAAGAGGATTTGAGACCCAGATGGAGAAATGGATGGGTGCTTGTGACTGTATTATTACAAAA gCGGGGCCTGGTACAATTGCAGAGGCTTTGATAAGGGGGCTTCCCATTATCCTCAATGACTTCATCCCAGGACAG GAAGTTGGCAATATCCCTTACGTGGTAGAAAATGGTGCTGGTGTCTTTTCCCGAAGCCCAAAGGAAACAGCTAATCTCGTTGCTGAGTGGTTTAGTTCCAAAACAGAAGAACTCAACAAGATGTCTGATAATGCACTGAAGCTAGCACAACCAGATGCAGTGTTCAACATTGTAAGGGACATTAATGACCTCACACGTTCACGTGGCCCTCTAACCAGCATCCCTTATTCACTGACCTCATCATTTTCATACGCAGTCTAA